The Sphingobacterium bambusae genome includes a window with the following:
- a CDS encoding adenylosuccinate synthase: MQVDVLLGLQWGDEGKGKIVDVFCPKYDLIARFQGGPNAGHTLEFDNKKFVLNTIPSGIFNEGTLNLIGSGVVIDPIILKRELDNLRAAGFDPVGKGKLVLARKAHLILPTHQLLDAASESKMGAGKIGSTLKGIGPTYMDKTGRNGLRVGDTTLADFKERYEKLKAKHLEILSHYGEIPDFSEKENAFLAAIDFIKTIPHVDAEHLVNNYLKEGKKVLAEGAQGTLLDVDFGSYPFVTSSNTTTAGACTGLGIAPNKIGAVYGIFKAYATRVGGGPFPTELDNETGEQLRQLGHEFGATTGRARRTGWIDIPALKYAIMLNGVTELIMMKADVLDTFEKIYVCTHYKYDGEVIDYMPYEIITNTAEPILEEVEGWNEDITGIRSTDEIPTALKNYIAYLEKALEVPIKYLSVGPDRVQTIEL, encoded by the coding sequence ATGCAAGTTGATGTGCTTTTGGGCCTGCAATGGGGCGATGAAGGTAAAGGAAAAATTGTGGACGTTTTTTGTCCAAAATACGATTTGATCGCACGCTTTCAAGGTGGTCCTAATGCCGGACACACATTAGAATTTGACAATAAGAAATTTGTCCTGAACACTATCCCTTCAGGGATTTTCAATGAAGGCACCCTAAACCTCATTGGTAGTGGTGTTGTGATTGACCCGATTATCCTTAAAAGAGAACTTGACAATCTTCGTGCAGCAGGTTTTGACCCCGTTGGTAAGGGCAAGTTAGTGTTGGCAAGAAAGGCACACCTTATCCTCCCTACTCACCAGTTGTTGGATGCTGCCTCAGAATCTAAAATGGGTGCCGGAAAGATTGGTTCAACCTTGAAAGGAATTGGACCGACCTACATGGATAAGACGGGCAGAAATGGCTTACGTGTTGGTGATACCACATTAGCGGACTTCAAAGAGCGCTACGAGAAGCTCAAAGCAAAACATTTGGAAATCCTTTCCCACTATGGGGAGATTCCAGATTTCAGCGAAAAAGAGAATGCATTTTTAGCTGCTATCGATTTTATAAAAACCATCCCTCATGTTGATGCCGAGCATTTGGTGAACAATTACCTGAAGGAAGGTAAGAAAGTATTGGCAGAAGGTGCGCAAGGAACATTGTTGGACGTCGATTTTGGCTCTTACCCTTTCGTCACTTCATCTAATACGACGACAGCAGGTGCCTGCACAGGATTAGGCATAGCGCCAAACAAAATCGGTGCTGTATATGGTATTTTCAAAGCGTACGCTACCCGCGTGGGCGGAGGCCCATTCCCTACCGAGTTGGACAACGAAACTGGCGAGCAATTGCGCCAATTGGGGCATGAGTTCGGTGCAACGACAGGACGCGCTCGACGTACCGGTTGGATCGATATTCCGGCGTTGAAATATGCGATTATGCTAAACGGTGTTACGGAGCTTATCATGATGAAAGCCGACGTATTGGATACATTTGAAAAAATCTATGTCTGTACGCACTATAAGTACGATGGCGAGGTGATCGACTATATGCCTTACGAGATCATCACAAACACTGCCGAGCCTATTTTAGAGGAAGTAGAAGGTTGGAATGAAGATATTACCGGAATTCGCTCTACGGACGAGATTCCTACAGCGTTGAAAAACTACATTGCATATTTGGAGAAAGCTTTAGAAGTTCCTATCAAATATCTTTCTGTAGGTCCAGATCGCGTTCAGACGATTGAATTGTAA
- a CDS encoding anthranilate synthase component I family protein — MAKAIFDVNIAQFKDKALRWGQQFSECCFLESNAFEDEYQQIEALLAVDALDYCHSNTGKDSFSKLEIFRTKYSQSWMLGFFSYDLKNELEQFSPHHVDELGFPALYFFIPATIIRFTGGTVEIESENPEHIFQAIENSLSPSPINLPKDGDINIQKRVSKAAYLDTFDKMQQHIKRGDIYEVNLCQEFYAESVDVDPCSIYQHLNRVSPMPFSSFFKLQDHYILCASPERFLAKRGEQLISQPIKGTAPRGGNSQEDEEMINRLLQNPKERAENVMIVDLVRNDLTRSAAPASVDASRVLEVHTFPQVHQLISTVTCIKDPDTSDISAIRNTFPAGSMTGAPKIKAMQLCDSYEGSKRGIYAGSVGYFSPSGNFDFNVVIRSILYNQKSRRLSFHTGGAITQEAEAEHEYAECLLKASAILRTLSATLS; from the coding sequence ATGGCTAAAGCCATCTTTGACGTTAATATTGCCCAATTTAAAGACAAAGCCTTGCGGTGGGGTCAGCAATTCAGCGAGTGTTGCTTCCTAGAATCCAATGCTTTTGAGGATGAATACCAGCAGATCGAAGCGTTATTAGCTGTTGATGCGTTAGACTACTGTCATTCAAATACGGGTAAAGATAGCTTTAGCAAATTAGAAATATTCAGAACCAAGTATTCACAATCGTGGATGCTTGGTTTTTTTAGTTATGACCTAAAAAACGAACTCGAGCAGTTTTCACCTCACCATGTAGATGAGCTTGGTTTTCCAGCGCTTTACTTTTTTATACCAGCAACAATCATTCGTTTTACCGGAGGAACGGTGGAAATTGAATCGGAAAATCCAGAACACATTTTTCAAGCGATAGAAAATAGCCTTAGTCCCTCTCCTATCAACTTACCTAAAGATGGGGATATTAACATACAAAAACGCGTTTCAAAAGCAGCATACCTCGACACTTTCGATAAAATGCAGCAGCATATTAAACGTGGAGACATCTACGAGGTAAACCTATGCCAAGAGTTTTACGCCGAATCGGTTGACGTGGATCCATGCTCTATTTACCAGCACTTGAATCGTGTATCGCCGATGCCCTTTTCTAGTTTTTTTAAGTTGCAAGACCACTATATCCTCTGTGCGTCGCCCGAGCGCTTTTTAGCCAAACGCGGCGAGCAATTGATTTCTCAGCCGATTAAAGGAACTGCCCCACGAGGAGGTAACAGCCAAGAGGATGAAGAAATGATCAATAGGCTCCTGCAAAACCCAAAAGAACGTGCAGAGAATGTAATGATCGTAGACCTTGTGCGCAACGATTTAACCCGAAGTGCAGCGCCTGCATCTGTAGATGCATCGCGCGTACTGGAAGTTCATACCTTTCCGCAAGTCCATCAACTTATATCAACAGTTACCTGTATAAAGGATCCTGACACGTCGGATATTAGCGCTATTAGAAACACATTTCCTGCTGGTTCCATGACCGGCGCGCCGAAAATCAAAGCCATGCAGCTTTGTGACAGCTATGAAGGCAGCAAACGAGGTATCTATGCCGGTTCTGTGGGCTACTTTTCGCCAAGCGGAAATTTCGATTTCAATGTAGTCATTCGATCAATCCTTTATAACCAGAAAAGCAGAAGGCTTTCATTTCATACTGGTGGAGCCATCACACAGGAGGCAGAGGCTGAACACGAATATGCGGAATGCTTGCTCAAGGCATCTGCCATACTGCGTACGTTGTCAGCTACGCTATCCTAA
- a CDS encoding TatD family hydrolase has protein sequence MHVPFIDIHTHCTLESTAQEFSLPNIIISKNYLYPLPCSLGIHPWYVDYPTTAQFDALHDHGKKDTVLAIGECGLDKLCDTPWPLQEDVFRKQIAFANLVNKPLIVHCVRAHQECIRLLKAEKVQVPVIFHGFEKHPTLAQQIYHHGYYISLGASILSGKKDDLIRQAPLDKVFLETDDKSTKIVDIYMYFCAVRKIELDQLKERIYQNFRHIFNYQLVE, from the coding sequence ATGCATGTTCCCTTTATTGACATACATACGCACTGTACCTTAGAAAGTACCGCACAAGAGTTTTCCTTGCCCAATATCATTATCTCAAAAAATTACCTATACCCGCTTCCTTGCTCACTCGGTATACATCCTTGGTATGTAGACTATCCAACCACGGCCCAATTCGACGCCTTGCACGATCATGGCAAGAAAGATACCGTACTGGCCATAGGAGAATGCGGCTTAGATAAACTATGTGACACACCTTGGCCGCTACAAGAAGATGTGTTTAGAAAACAAATCGCCTTTGCCAACTTAGTAAACAAACCACTTATTGTGCACTGTGTACGCGCACATCAAGAATGCATTCGCTTGTTAAAAGCAGAAAAGGTACAGGTACCGGTCATTTTTCACGGTTTTGAAAAACATCCTACTTTAGCCCAACAAATTTATCACCACGGTTATTACATTAGTTTGGGCGCTTCCATCCTTTCGGGCAAAAAAGATGATCTCATAAGGCAAGCGCCGCTAGACAAAGTTTTCTTGGAAACCGATGATAAATCTACTAAAATAGTAGATATTTATATGTATTTTTGCGCGGTTCGAAAGATTGAGTTAGATCAATTGAAGGAACGTATTTATCAAAATTTTAGACATATATTTAATTATCAACTAGTAGAATGA
- a CDS encoding tRNA threonylcarbamoyladenosine dehydratase, whose translation MKDLSWLSRTEALTGREALEKLANTHVMVLGLGGVGSFAAEFICRAGVGKMTIIDGDTVDPSNRNRQLPALATNHGVAKAEIMRERLLAINPELELHVVQDFIIPEKIPDLLALQPDYCVEAIDSITPKLFFIRRALEANIPFVSSMGAGGKVDPTKIRIADISKSYNCKLAQHIRKKLRKHGINKGVKVAFSTELPNKDSLLYTDGSNFKKSAYGTMSYLPAAFGGAIASVAIRDLIGLKIN comes from the coding sequence ATGAAAGATTTATCTTGGCTTTCGCGAACAGAAGCACTGACAGGTCGGGAGGCGTTGGAAAAATTGGCCAACACACATGTGATGGTTTTGGGTCTTGGTGGTGTGGGTTCTTTTGCGGCCGAATTTATCTGTCGGGCGGGCGTTGGGAAGATGACTATTATTGATGGCGATACCGTAGATCCTTCGAATAGGAATAGACAGCTTCCCGCACTTGCTACCAACCATGGCGTAGCCAAAGCGGAGATTATGCGTGAACGTCTACTGGCGATCAATCCGGAGTTAGAACTTCATGTTGTGCAGGATTTTATTATTCCTGAAAAGATACCAGACTTGCTGGCTCTTCAGCCAGACTATTGTGTGGAAGCTATAGACAGTATTACGCCCAAGCTTTTTTTTATTCGCCGAGCATTAGAAGCTAACATCCCTTTTGTGAGCTCCATGGGTGCTGGCGGTAAAGTTGACCCAACGAAGATCCGCATCGCCGATATTAGTAAGTCTTACAATTGTAAATTGGCACAGCATATCCGCAAAAAATTACGTAAACATGGAATCAATAAGGGAGTAAAAGTAGCCTTCTCTACAGAACTTCCGAATAAAGATTCGTTGTTGTATACGGATGGCAGCAATTTTAAAAAATCAGCTTATGGCACCATGTCCTACTTACCGGCTGCATTTGGCGGCGCTATAGCCTCGGTAGCCATTCGTGATTTAATTGGCTTAAAGATAAATTAA
- a CDS encoding exonuclease domain-containing protein, with translation MNKQKHFAIVDIETTGSHAGGSRITEIAILIHNGKKVIERYQSLVNPQCIIPLAIQTLTGITPDMLEDAPIFDDIAEDVYHLLQGKIFVAHNVNFDYTFLVKELKQAGYEWQASKLCTVRLSRKIFPGHSSYSLGNICQHFGIKIAGRHRAMGDAEATVKLVELLLANDTGNYFEEGLRKNIEHRLPTHLSVEQFNKLPETVGIYIFRDKKGKIIYVGKAINIKKRVLSHFSGSNTGLRRQQFINDICSIDFEEAGTELMALLMECQLIKKHWPIHNRALKRYEPKYTLIRYQDIRGYDRLAVSKINPQMENLRCFETAGEANLFLSKLMDTFALAPALCTFFSPATQTREDRKVDYTQIPPLDEYSLKMNAVFDYLQNTKHSFILFDNGRTEEEKSYIYYKEDRLYAFGFIEFMDNWSNVEDIVSYRDKCISNFYMQHIVLQYAERYPEKVNILPRLTEVS, from the coding sequence GTGAATAAACAGAAACATTTTGCGATAGTCGATATTGAGACAACGGGTAGCCATGCGGGAGGAAGTCGTATTACGGAAATAGCGATCTTAATTCATAATGGAAAAAAAGTGATTGAGCGTTATCAATCGTTGGTCAACCCGCAATGCATTATCCCCCTAGCTATTCAAACCCTCACCGGTATTACGCCAGACATGCTGGAAGATGCTCCAATCTTTGACGATATTGCAGAGGATGTCTACCATCTTCTGCAGGGAAAAATATTTGTTGCACACAATGTAAATTTCGACTACACTTTTTTAGTTAAAGAATTGAAACAAGCGGGCTACGAATGGCAGGCTTCAAAGCTATGTACCGTTCGGCTGTCGCGAAAGATATTCCCCGGCCATTCTTCTTACAGCTTGGGAAACATCTGCCAGCATTTCGGTATCAAGATCGCTGGCAGGCACCGTGCGATGGGCGATGCGGAGGCTACGGTGAAATTAGTGGAGCTATTACTGGCAAACGATACCGGAAATTATTTCGAAGAGGGCTTACGAAAAAATATCGAACACCGACTCCCTACACATTTGTCTGTTGAGCAATTTAACAAACTGCCGGAGACGGTCGGCATCTACATTTTTCGGGATAAAAAAGGAAAGATCATCTATGTCGGCAAGGCTATCAATATCAAAAAACGCGTATTGAGCCATTTTAGCGGCTCGAACACCGGCTTAAGGCGACAACAGTTTATCAATGACATCTGCTCCATCGACTTTGAAGAAGCAGGTACAGAATTGATGGCCCTTTTGATGGAGTGCCAATTGATCAAAAAGCACTGGCCAATCCATAATCGGGCCCTCAAACGATATGAGCCGAAGTATACGCTTATTCGCTACCAAGATATTCGCGGATACGATCGTTTAGCGGTAAGTAAAATAAATCCGCAAATGGAGAATTTGCGGTGCTTTGAGACTGCTGGTGAAGCAAATCTGTTTCTTAGTAAACTCATGGATACCTTTGCCTTGGCGCCAGCGCTATGCACTTTTTTTTCGCCCGCTACGCAGACCCGCGAAGACCGCAAAGTGGACTATACCCAAATTCCGCCTTTAGATGAATACAGCTTAAAGATGAATGCTGTTTTTGACTATTTACAAAACACGAAACATTCATTTATTTTGTTTGATAACGGTCGCACAGAAGAAGAAAAAAGCTATATCTATTACAAAGAAGATAGACTCTACGCTTTCGGCTTTATAGAGTTTATGGACAACTGGTCGAATGTAGAAGATATTGTTTCCTATCGAGACAAATGCATCAGCAATTTCTATATGCAGCACATCGTGTTACAGTATGCCGAGCGCTATCCAGAGAAAGTCAATATCCTGCCCAGATTGACAGAAGTGTCTTAA
- a CDS encoding TIGR03915 family putative DNA repair protein, whose amino-acid sequence MRQVDMYFDGTWEGILTAVFEVFEHRVFPLTLQHSKVQQQGMFQSVHEVLSQPEKAARVKKGLLEKVGKMGYQELWHAFLSELPESPCLIVRMATYYFQEQQNVRQNFGHDLVIQLKKIVKSVSRERHRMKAFTRFQRLKDGLFVALIEPDFNVLPLIQKHFQDRYADQRWLIFDIRRHYGIYYDEQACNEVTFGDQGGGANNRMLIDLYAEEEPLYADLWKRYFKSVNIVERKNMKLHLQHVPRRYWRHLHEKSFGLEG is encoded by the coding sequence ATGCGGCAGGTAGATATGTATTTTGATGGTACCTGGGAAGGGATCTTAACCGCTGTCTTTGAAGTCTTTGAACATCGTGTTTTTCCGCTGACGCTCCAACATAGTAAGGTGCAGCAGCAGGGCATGTTTCAAAGCGTGCATGAAGTGTTGAGCCAGCCGGAGAAAGCCGCACGTGTTAAGAAAGGTCTCTTGGAAAAAGTAGGTAAAATGGGCTATCAAGAGTTGTGGCACGCTTTTCTCTCGGAACTTCCTGAGTCGCCCTGTTTGATTGTTCGCATGGCAACGTACTATTTCCAGGAACAACAGAATGTACGTCAAAACTTCGGTCATGATTTGGTTATCCAACTCAAAAAGATCGTCAAATCTGTTTCCCGAGAAAGACACCGTATGAAGGCCTTTACTCGTTTTCAACGTTTGAAGGATGGCCTTTTTGTCGCCTTGATTGAGCCTGATTTTAATGTCCTGCCTCTTATTCAAAAACATTTTCAGGATCGCTATGCGGATCAGCGATGGCTTATCTTCGATATTCGACGTCATTATGGAATCTATTATGATGAGCAGGCCTGTAATGAGGTCACATTTGGCGACCAAGGGGGGGGAGCTAACAACCGAATGTTGATTGATCTCTACGCAGAGGAAGAACCTTTATATGCGGATCTTTGGAAGCGTTACTTTAAGTCCGTAAATATTGTAGAACGCAAAAATATGAAATTGCATCTGCAACATGTACCCCGTCGTTATTGGCGGCATTTGCACGAAAAATCCTTTGGCTTGGAAGGCTAG
- a CDS encoding putative DNA modification/repair radical SAM protein: MSDRIKEKLEILADAAKYDVSCSSSGSNRKNKDQGLGNTGAGICHTYTEDGRCVSLLKILLTNHCIYDCAYCVSRKSNDIKRAAFTVQEVVDLTINFYRRNYIEGLFLSSGIFKDADYTMERLVLIAKKLRQEHNFNGYIHLKTIPAASPELIHEAGLYADRLSINLEIPTDSGLKLLAPEKNRQDMIRPMTYLKDQLMKTREEKKLFKTTPKFAPAGQSTQLIIGASGESDQQIITAANYFYKKFQMKRVYYSGYVPISYDNRLPAIGTAVPTARENRLYQSDWLMRFYGFNANEIVNDNHPLLDLDIDPKLSWALRNMDRFPIDINTADYQLILRVPGIGVSSAQKIVAARRFGALSLDNLKKIGVAVNRAKYFIRCKGFLQIYTDKRTDIIKSYILSTSTSKYVGSANQQLQLF; encoded by the coding sequence ATGAGTGATCGTATAAAAGAAAAGCTAGAGATTTTAGCAGATGCTGCGAAGTACGATGTGAGCTGCAGTTCCAGCGGCAGTAATCGTAAAAATAAAGATCAAGGTTTGGGAAACACCGGAGCGGGTATATGTCATACGTATACCGAAGATGGCCGTTGCGTATCCTTATTAAAAATCTTGTTAACTAACCATTGCATTTACGATTGTGCCTATTGTGTATCTAGAAAAAGCAATGACATAAAGCGAGCTGCGTTTACTGTACAAGAGGTCGTTGACTTAACGATCAATTTCTACCGACGCAATTACATTGAGGGGCTCTTCCTGAGTTCGGGTATTTTTAAGGATGCGGACTATACAATGGAGCGCTTGGTGTTGATCGCAAAGAAGCTTCGGCAAGAACATAATTTCAACGGCTATATACATTTAAAGACTATTCCAGCTGCTTCTCCCGAACTTATCCATGAGGCCGGCTTATACGCTGATCGGCTGAGTATCAACTTGGAAATACCGACGGATAGCGGTTTAAAACTGTTAGCACCGGAAAAAAATAGGCAGGATATGATTCGACCTATGACCTACTTGAAAGATCAGCTGATGAAAACCCGTGAAGAAAAGAAGTTGTTTAAGACCACGCCTAAATTTGCGCCAGCAGGGCAGAGCACACAGCTTATTATAGGCGCTAGTGGCGAGTCGGATCAGCAGATTATTACGGCCGCGAACTACTTTTATAAAAAGTTTCAAATGAAACGGGTTTACTATTCGGGCTACGTACCTATTTCCTATGATAATCGGCTTCCCGCAATTGGTACAGCGGTGCCTACGGCACGCGAAAATCGACTCTATCAAAGCGATTGGCTGATGCGTTTCTATGGCTTTAACGCCAATGAGATAGTCAATGACAATCATCCTTTACTGGATCTCGATATCGACCCGAAGTTAAGTTGGGCGTTGCGCAATATGGATCGTTTTCCCATTGATATCAATACCGCAGATTATCAGTTGATTTTGCGCGTGCCAGGAATAGGTGTCTCATCGGCTCAAAAAATTGTTGCCGCACGACGGTTTGGAGCATTAAGCCTCGACAATCTAAAAAAAATAGGGGTAGCGGTTAATCGTGCCAAGTACTTTATACGTTGTAAGGGATTTCTACAAATCTATACCGATAAACGGACGGATATTATAAAAAGTTACATCTTAAGTACATCGACAAGTAAATATGTCGGCAGTGCAAATCAACAACTGCAATTGTTTTAA
- a CDS encoding M16 family metallopeptidase: protein MLNRSLAPERHHIQNMSLIEPETLVFDNGLKVFVFRAEDQELVKAEFVFQNHFVSPENPLLHTCLSHMVKEGTHTRTSAQIAEEIDFYGSYLMPEYSFDHTAVSLYTLTKHLGAVLPVLYDVLTDAIFPEMELETYVRNNRQTLQISLQKNDYLARRLFYKHLFGTTRYGVTPTIEAYDQLNREDLIALYKRQFQAANATLILSGNITAEVLLCIRELFEGQWLNSSDELTFVRPEFPSFTPALVLENKPEALQSAIRLGMPTINRTHADYPAVQFVNTLFGGYFGSRLMRNIREDKGYTYSIGSASASLKYSGLFTIATEVGVETTQATLTEIEREFTNLRNEGASDQEIDLVKNYMMGSMLGSLESIFSHADKFKSIYFSGLGYDYYNHYSETIQQMTASRVQDIAWRYFDYDKLTKIIVGTL, encoded by the coding sequence ATGTTGAATAGAAGCTTAGCTCCCGAGAGACATCATATCCAAAATATGTCTCTTATTGAACCGGAGACATTGGTTTTTGATAACGGGTTAAAGGTTTTCGTATTTCGGGCGGAAGATCAGGAACTTGTAAAAGCCGAGTTTGTATTCCAAAATCATTTTGTATCGCCGGAAAATCCGCTTTTACACACCTGTTTAAGCCATATGGTAAAAGAGGGAACACATACGCGAACTAGTGCACAAATTGCAGAGGAGATCGATTTCTACGGCAGTTATCTTATGCCCGAATATAGTTTCGATCATACGGCCGTAAGTCTTTACACCTTGACGAAGCACTTGGGTGCTGTTTTACCGGTACTTTACGATGTCTTGACGGACGCTATTTTTCCAGAGATGGAATTGGAAACCTATGTGAGAAATAATAGGCAAACTTTACAAATATCCCTGCAGAAGAATGACTACCTAGCACGAAGACTATTTTATAAGCATCTGTTCGGTACCACACGTTACGGCGTTACACCTACGATAGAAGCCTACGATCAGCTTAACCGTGAAGACCTGATAGCGCTGTACAAAAGGCAATTTCAAGCTGCGAATGCCACCTTGATTCTTTCCGGCAACATTACGGCGGAAGTTCTGCTGTGTATCCGTGAACTTTTTGAGGGACAATGGTTAAACAGCAGCGACGAGCTTACATTTGTCCGTCCTGAATTTCCCTCTTTTACGCCAGCGTTGGTACTCGAGAACAAACCTGAAGCGCTACAGTCGGCCATACGTTTGGGCATGCCGACGATTAACCGCACACATGCCGACTATCCGGCCGTTCAGTTTGTCAACACACTTTTTGGTGGTTATTTTGGTTCGCGCCTGATGCGGAATATCCGCGAAGACAAAGGTTATACCTATAGCATTGGATCGGCTTCCGCCAGTCTAAAATATAGCGGTTTGTTTACCATCGCAACGGAGGTAGGTGTAGAAACTACGCAGGCAACCCTAACGGAGATCGAACGGGAATTCACCAATTTAAGAAATGAAGGTGCATCCGATCAGGAAATTGACCTAGTAAAAAATTATATGATGGGGTCGATGCTAGGAAGCCTAGAATCTATTTTTTCCCACGCAGATAAATTTAAATCGATATATTTTTCGGGCCTCGGTTATGACTATTATAATCATTATAGCGAAACAATACAGCAGATGACGGCAAGTCGCGTACAGGACATTGCTTGGCGTTATTTTGATTACGATAAATTGACCAAAATAATTGTAGGTACTTTATAG
- a CDS encoding M16 family metallopeptidase gives MIDYKRFTLDNGLRVIVHEDAATAMACVNILYDVGARDESPDKTGFAHLFEHLMFGGSVNIPNFDSPLQEVGGENNAFTSNDITNYYITLPAENVETAFWLESDRMLSLAFSEHSLEVQRSVVIEEFKQRYLNQPYGDVWLKLRPLAYKVHPYSWATIGKSLSHIEDASMEDVRAFFDQHYVPNNAIMVVTGNVDTDQIKMLAEKWFGDIPAKPRMSRSLPTEPPQTEARREEVEADVPVDSLYIAFHGVDRLHADYPVMDLLSDILSRGSSSRLYRALVKDQPLFSEVNAYVMGSVDNNLFVIEGKPLPQVSLKEAEQQLWNQLHLLSNELVGDLELQKVKNKIESTMVFAELSILDKAMNLAFYEALGDANLYNLEVDKYLAVSRADLQRVARQVFVKENSSTLIYHAKEVSHVE, from the coding sequence ATGATAGATTATAAACGTTTTACGCTTGATAACGGCTTACGCGTTATCGTACACGAGGATGCAGCGACGGCTATGGCCTGTGTCAATATCCTTTATGATGTCGGCGCTCGCGACGAGTCTCCAGACAAAACGGGTTTTGCGCATTTGTTTGAACACCTCATGTTCGGAGGATCTGTTAACATTCCCAACTTTGATTCGCCTCTGCAAGAGGTAGGCGGGGAGAACAATGCCTTTACCAGCAACGACATAACAAATTACTACATTACCCTGCCAGCAGAAAATGTCGAAACGGCTTTTTGGCTAGAGAGTGACCGTATGTTAAGTCTGGCCTTCAGTGAACACAGCCTAGAAGTGCAGCGTAGTGTTGTCATTGAAGAATTTAAGCAACGGTATTTGAATCAGCCGTATGGCGATGTTTGGTTGAAATTGAGACCTTTAGCCTATAAAGTGCATCCATACAGTTGGGCTACGATTGGTAAGTCGTTAAGCCACATAGAAGATGCTTCTATGGAGGATGTCAGAGCTTTTTTCGATCAACATTATGTACCCAATAATGCTATTATGGTGGTAACGGGTAATGTGGACACGGATCAGATTAAGATGCTGGCGGAGAAATGGTTTGGCGATATTCCCGCGAAACCGCGCATGTCGCGCAGTTTGCCGACAGAGCCGCCACAAACAGAAGCACGTCGGGAGGAAGTGGAAGCGGATGTGCCCGTTGACAGCCTTTATATTGCCTTTCATGGCGTGGATCGACTGCATGCTGACTATCCGGTGATGGATTTACTCTCCGATATACTTTCGCGGGGAAGTTCTTCACGGCTTTATCGCGCGTTGGTTAAAGACCAGCCACTGTTTAGCGAAGTTAATGCGTACGTCATGGGGTCTGTTGACAATAATTTGTTCGTGATAGAAGGTAAGCCCTTACCTCAGGTATCACTAAAGGAAGCAGAACAACAACTTTGGAACCAGCTTCATCTGCTAAGCAATGAGCTTGTTGGCGATTTGGAATTGCAAAAAGTAAAGAACAAAATAGAATCGACTATGGTTTTTGCAGAGCTCTCTATTTTGGATAAGGCGATGAATTTGGCGTTTTACGAAGCCTTGGGAGATGCGAACCTTTATAATTTAGAGGTGGATAAATATCTTGCTGTTTCTAGAGCGGATTTGCAACGTGTTGCCCGACAGGTCTTTGTAAAAGAAAATTCCTCCACATTAATTTACCATGCAAAAGAAGTATCACATGTTGAATAG